From the Candidatus Saccharibacteria bacterium genome, the window AGTAGAAATACCAACCGCCCGCAGCCGCAACAATCGTAATAAGGAGCATTTTTAACCGTGATGGTAGACCCGCCTTCCCTGTACCGTCGCCGCGGAGGTTAATGACGTCATCGACAAACCCAATCAGCGCTGCCCCAACAAACGCCGCCAGCGGCAACCACGTTTCTGCTCGCGACCAGTTTGCGCTGAGCGTCAAAACAGCAACCGTAATAATGAATATTATCCCCGCCATGGTAGGTATATGCCGCTTATGTTTTTCGCCGTGCAGCTTCATGAACACGGTGGCCTTGGCGCCGGTTACCGTCTCGGTCCGCGGCTTTTTCCATAGTTTCCAGCGGTAAGCAACCGTTGTGTACAGCGGTGTCAGCGCCATCGACAGCAAAAATCCTCCTACGCCCAGCAGTAAAATTTTGAGCAAACTTGAGCCTTGTAGGGTTGTAGACAACACTTGTGTATCCATGGCGTTATTCGTTTCCTTCTGGTTTTTGTACAGTATAGCGCATTATATTCTTTCGGTCACCTTAGGACTTCTTTGGTTTTACATCATAGTTATTAATAAGCATGTGAGCAATTTCCGCAAATACTGGCTGGCCCGTTTGAGCACCGGCAAAACCGCCGTAGCCACGGGGCTCAATGTTATACACCACTATCGTGTACTGAGGCGTATCACCCCCTACATAGCCCAAGAACGTACCATTGAAGGCGTCCTCGCGGTACAGCCCAGTTTTTTCATCTGTTATTTGTGCGGTGCCGGTTTTGCCCCCTACGCTATACCGACTGTCAAACCGCATGTACGGAAAGCCACCGGTGTGAGCTTCGGTCACGTAATCGAGTAATTCCACCATACTACGGCTTGTCTTTTCAGAGACGACACCGCGCTGCAGTACAACTGGTTTTTTTATCGTGACGTTGCCACTGGCATCGCTCGTTTCCGCGACCAGCCGTGGTTGATAGTATGTGCCGCCGTTTACAACCGCGCTGAGCGCACCCGCCATTTGCAGCGCAGAGGCTGAGTAGGCCTGGCCAAATGACATGTTGGCATAGGTGATGTTTATACCGTTGTCTTTATCTTCTGGGGCAGGCACAAACCCAGAACCCTCGTACCCCTGCTCTATACCAGTTGTTTTGGCAAGCCTATAGTGGTTGACGAAATAATCATGAAGCTTTGTACGACCCCCATCGTTCAGCTTACCGCCGCCCATTTGCATCAGCGTCCAGGTTGCGCCCGTGTTCAGCGATAAGTTTAGCAGGCTTTTTATACTCTGCGTTCCAGAGCCAGTACCCTCGGCCACATTCAGCACTTTTGCGCCGTCTATGGTCCACTTGCCCGGGTCATAATACGATGTGTCTTTTGTGATAACCCCGGTGTCTATTCCGGCGGCAACGGTTAGCACTTTCGTAATGGAACCGGGCTCAATCGGTGTAGCAACGCTGTAATTCTGAAATACCGTTCCATCTTCAACCGTTTGGTAATTTGCAGGGTCAAATGTGGGGTAGTTCGCCATTGCTTTTACCGCACCCGTGTTTGTTTCCATAACAATGGCACTCACGTTTTTAGAACGGAATTTTTCTTGCGCTGCTTTCACTATATTTTCTACTTGCGCCTGCATGCCCATATCGAGCGTCAGCGTCACGTTCTTGCCCGCTACTGGTTGAATGAGAAGGTTTTCGCTGCTTGCCGCCAGGGGCACGCCATTTACATCGGTGATTGCTTTCAGGCGACCTTTTTTTCCACCTAACGTCGCGTCTAGCGATTCCTCTAGGCCGTACTTGCCCTCTCCGTCGTTATTCACAAAGCCAACCACCTGTGCTGCCATACTACCTTGCGGGTACACCCGGTAGTTCATCTGTTGCGAAGCAATGCCTGGATATTGGAACGCCAAAATCTTCTTGTTTACTTCCGCACTCACCCGACGTTGCAACACAACGTACTTTGTTTTTTTGGTTCGGAGCTTCTCTTCCACCGACGAAGCGTCTTCGTTCAGCAGCGGCGCAATCGCCTTGGCAGTTTCAGCCGGTTTTTTGATAATACTGGGGTCGGCAAAAATGGTGTATCGTTTCTGGTTGAGCACCAGAGGAATAGTTTTCCCGTTTAGTTGAGCATACATGGCACCACGCTCGGGGAGCACATCATACTCGCGAACTTGGTCGCTTAGTGCCAGTGATTTGTAGTGGTCGTACCGAATAACTTGTGTATAAAAAAGCCGTACGGCAAATACCGCAAAGACAACGACGAGCAGCGCATACCACAATCGGGTGCGCTGAATAGGGTCAGACTCATAACCACGTTTCGTGTCCATTGTTTCCTACGGCCGTTCCGTCTATTCTACCGTTCCACTTGGGGCAACTGCAACCAGTGACTTCGCCTCAGATGAATTCTTAACCGTGTCAAGTGATTGCAACCGCGCGGAAGCAGCTGCCAGGTCATCGCGCTCATTTTGGAGCGCAGTATGCTCAACTTGTAGTTTGTTCATGGAGTACCCATACGCGTTTGTTTTTGTCACCTGCGTCAGATACAACAGCCCAAGTAAACAGGCCAGCACAATGAGCACAATAGTGTTGCTGACTGGTCCGAGCCGTCTACTCGCAGGCCGAAACGTGACCGAATTTTGCCCGCGTACAGCGAGCTGTTGGCGTCCAAGCGCCAGACTTGATGAATATGTCATATGTTTGTTTTTTTGTTTGTTCGAGCTACAGTGAACCCAAACTTGGTTGCCAGCGGAGCGGTTTGCTCCGCTGGCGTTTGCCCCTACCGACCCACTTTAACGTGGACTTTGTAGGTCCGGGAGCTACTTTTTACCCGTATTGGCATGTGAGTTCCCTTTCTTTTTTGTTTATTTTCGCTGCAAGACGCGAAGCTTAGCGCTTCGTGCTCGCGGATTAGAAACTGTTTCAGTGTCGTCGGCCACGACTGGATGTTTGGTCAACAAGCGGTAGTCTGCGTCGTAGCGGTCACCTGCCACATCGGCAAATGCCTGCTTGACTATGCGGTCTTCAAGA encodes:
- a CDS encoding penicillin-binding protein 2; amino-acid sequence: MDTKRGYESDPIQRTRLWYALLVVVFAVFAVRLFYTQVIRYDHYKSLALSDQVREYDVLPERGAMYAQLNGKTIPLVLNQKRYTIFADPSIIKKPAETAKAIAPLLNEDASSVEEKLRTKKTKYVVLQRRVSAEVNKKILAFQYPGIASQQMNYRVYPQGSMAAQVVGFVNNDGEGKYGLEESLDATLGGKKGRLKAITDVNGVPLAASSENLLIQPVAGKNVTLTLDMGMQAQVENIVKAAQEKFRSKNVSAIVMETNTGAVKAMANYPTFDPANYQTVEDGTVFQNYSVATPIEPGSITKVLTVAAGIDTGVITKDTSYYDPGKWTIDGAKVLNVAEGTGSGTQSIKSLLNLSLNTGATWTLMQMGGGKLNDGGRTKLHDYFVNHYRLAKTTGIEQGYEGSGFVPAPEDKDNGINITYANMSFGQAYSASALQMAGALSAVVNGGTYYQPRLVAETSDASGNVTIKKPVVLQRGVVSEKTSRSMVELLDYVTEAHTGGFPYMRFDSRYSVGGKTGTAQITDEKTGLYREDAFNGTFLGYVGGDTPQYTIVVYNIEPRGYGGFAGAQTGQPVFAEIAHMLINNYDVKPKKS